A single Microthrixaceae bacterium DNA region contains:
- a CDS encoding AbgT family transporter, whose amino-acid sequence MLVMFGLIALATAPPGAPLRDPVSGDIIGNTPFMASLIFLITLIFLVCGIAYGKGAGTITSSADVITGVTKTFAGLAGLVFMLLMIAQFIAFFNFTNIPRVLAVQMAGLLESAGLGALPLLIGFILVIIVLDVIIPGVVPKWAIFAPVFIPIFTRLGVAPQTVLAAYRIGDSPMNVVTPLMVYLPFIVTVAQRYKRDAGMGTILALMIPYVVAITVAWILLFVAWWALGLPLGPGSPVAL is encoded by the coding sequence ATGCTGGTCATGTTCGGGCTCATCGCCTTGGCCACCGCCCCGCCCGGGGCGCCGTTGCGTGATCCGGTCAGCGGCGACATCATCGGTAACACGCCGTTCATGGCCAGCCTGATCTTCTTGATCACTTTGATCTTCTTGGTGTGCGGCATCGCCTACGGCAAGGGTGCCGGGACCATCACCTCTAGCGCCGATGTGATCACCGGGGTTACCAAGACCTTCGCCGGCCTGGCCGGGTTGGTCTTCATGTTGTTGATGATCGCCCAGTTCATAGCCTTCTTCAACTTCACCAACATCCCCCGCGTGTTGGCGGTGCAGATGGCCGGTCTGCTCGAATCGGCCGGGCTCGGGGCGTTGCCGTTGCTGATCGGCTTCATCTTGGTGATCATCGTGTTGGACGTGATCATTCCTGGGGTGGTGCCCAAGTGGGCGATCTTCGCCCCGGTGTTCATTCCGATCTTCACCAGGCTGGGAGTGGCTCCCCAGACGGTGTTGGCCGCCTACCGGATCGGCGACTCACCCATGAACGTGGTGACGCCCCTCATGGTGTACCTGCCGTTCATCGTCACCGTCGCTCAGCGCTACAAGCGCGACGCCGGCATGGGCACGATCCTGGCCCTGATGATCCCCTACGTGGTGGCCATCACCGTGGCCTGGATCCTGCTGTTCGTCGCCTGGTGGGCATTGGGTCTCCCCCTCGGCCCCGGCTCCCCCGTAGCCCTCTAG
- a CDS encoding helix-turn-helix domain-containing protein: MPANPLTASDREQIRAGIERGDSDACIARGLGRHRSTIGREIACNGGRAAHTATKAQVRADKARLRPKHRCWSLNPNWRGR; the protein is encoded by the coding sequence ATGCCAGCTAACCCACTCACCGCGTCTGATCGTGAGCAAATCCGCGCTGGGATCGAACGCGGTGACTCCGACGCCTGTATCGCCCGCGGGCTGGGACGTCATCGCAGCACGATCGGACGCGAGATCGCCTGCAACGGTGGCCGAGCCGCGCACACCGCGACCAAAGCGCAGGTCCGAGCTGACAAGGCACGATTGCGACCAAAGCACCGATGCTGGTCGCTGAACCCGAACTGGCGTGGCAGGTGA
- a CDS encoding IS30 family transposase encodes MLVAEPELAWQVTKRLVAGDSPMTISIELAQGLHGYTANISHETIYQGVYAPKRHGLPTKVHKMLHRRRPRRRHTGQRHSQQRSSVLGQFNIIHNRPPAAEARAEVGHLEGDQIIGARNQSAIITLVDRKTGTCGSPATTHPTVPTPL; translated from the coding sequence ATGCTGGTCGCTGAACCCGAACTGGCGTGGCAGGTGACCAAACGTCTCGTGGCCGGAGATTCGCCGATGACGATCTCGATCGAGTTGGCCCAAGGCCTCCACGGCTATACCGCCAACATCTCCCACGAAACGATCTACCAGGGCGTCTACGCCCCGAAACGTCACGGCCTGCCCACCAAGGTTCACAAGATGTTGCACCGCCGTCGTCCACGACGCCGACACACCGGTCAACGCCATAGCCAGCAACGATCCAGCGTTCTCGGCCAGTTCAACATCATTCACAACCGCCCACCCGCCGCCGAGGCACGGGCAGAGGTCGGTCACCTCGAAGGCGATCAGATCATCGGCGCCCGCAACCAGTCCGCCATCATCACCCTCGTCGACCGCAAAACCGGTACCTGTGGCTCGCCCGCCACGACACACCCAACTGTGCCTACACCGCTTTGA
- a CDS encoding IS30 family transposase — MSTQHALTATLETIPPELRLTLTWDRGSEMANHPAIAQATGIDIYFCDPHKPWQRPTNENTNGLIRRWLPKGTDLSIYTQADLDRIAHRINTIPRRSLGWTTAAHHYHHAVAMTG, encoded by the coding sequence TTGAGCACCCAACACGCCCTCACCGCCACCCTCGAAACGATCCCACCCGAGCTGAGACTGACCCTCACCTGGGATCGCGGCAGCGAGATGGCCAACCACCCCGCCATCGCCCAAGCCACCGGAATCGACATCTACTTCTGCGACCCCCACAAACCATGGCAACGCCCAACCAACGAGAACACCAACGGCCTTATCCGACGCTGGCTCCCCAAAGGCACCGACCTCTCGATCTACACCCAAGCCGACCTCGACCGAATCGCCCACCGCATCAACACCATCCCCCGACGCTCACTCGGCTGGACCACCGCCGCCCACCACTACCATCACGCTGTCGCGATGACCGGTTGA
- a CDS encoding AbgT family transporter, whose product MAETATVHEESAGGGFLDKIEKVGNKVPHPVIMFLYLILGVMVISAVLAAFDVSVTEEVATPVPLAKLQALQDQLGGSVVPYDLTTGQQVTLPEYTVQEQTFEVQSLLSVDGVRFMLSSFVNNFAGFAVVAVTFVAMAGVGVAEHAGMMGALIRKLVAVAPASLIGFFIIFVGVLSSVASDAGYLILIPLAATAFFTLGRHPLAGMAAAYAGVGAVFAVNVLITPVDSMLNEITNEAIGTAGEPLTITANLYFSIVSSFAMALVAVIVTQRIVEPRLGAYDPAEGDPTWVGEFNRSSRQRDGSGGRRWSSRVSVGGWC is encoded by the coding sequence ATGGCTGAGACCGCAACGGTCCACGAGGAGTCCGCCGGTGGGGGGTTCCTGGACAAGATCGAGAAGGTGGGGAACAAGGTCCCCCACCCGGTGATCATGTTCTTGTACCTGATCCTCGGGGTGATGGTGATCTCGGCGGTGCTGGCCGCCTTCGACGTGTCGGTCACCGAAGAGGTGGCCACGCCGGTTCCGCTGGCCAAACTCCAGGCCCTCCAAGATCAGCTCGGCGGGTCGGTGGTGCCCTACGACCTGACCACCGGCCAACAGGTGACCCTGCCCGAGTACACGGTGCAGGAGCAGACCTTCGAGGTCCAGAGCTTGTTGTCGGTGGACGGCGTGCGGTTCATGCTGTCGTCGTTCGTGAACAACTTCGCCGGGTTCGCGGTGGTGGCGGTGACGTTCGTGGCCATGGCTGGTGTGGGTGTGGCCGAGCACGCCGGGATGATGGGGGCGTTGATCCGCAAGCTGGTGGCAGTGGCCCCGGCCAGCCTGATCGGGTTCTTCATCATCTTCGTGGGCGTGCTGTCCAGCGTGGCTTCCGACGCCGGGTATCTGATCTTGATTCCGTTGGCGGCCACCGCCTTCTTCACCCTCGGTCGCCACCCTCTAGCGGGCATGGCTGCCGCCTATGCCGGGGTGGGGGCCGTGTTCGCAGTGAATGTGTTGATCACCCCGGTGGACTCGATGCTCAACGAGATCACCAACGAGGCCATCGGTACCGCTGGTGAACCGTTGACCATCACCGCCAACCTCTACTTCTCGATCGTGTCGTCGTTCGCCATGGCCTTGGTGGCGGTGATCGTGACCCAACGGATCGTCGAACCCCGGCTTGGAGCCTATGACCCCGCCGAAGGTGACCCGACGTGGGTGGGCGAGTTCAACCGGTCATCGCGACAGCGTGATGGTAGTGGTGGGCGGCGGTGGTCCAGCCGAGTGAGCGTCGGGGGATGGTGTTGA
- a CDS encoding leucyl aminopeptidase, with product MQIEVRPGDLATHDGGVVVVLCLQGGELPSALVGLVEEADFSAAPNQTVVAYPRGAVAARRVVLVGLGPADALDEEGIRQAAASAIRAARPFGEASVVVSVPGDLAVSGARLGEALATGLELGAYRFLRHRTNLTDNESFEVESVVLLSDDAAMAEGVATGQALARGVILARDLVNTPGAMKTPPQLADQAVALGERNPAVSVTVLDEVALADQGFGGILAVGTGSDSPPRFIIMEYGADLEGVPTICLVGKGLTFDSGGLNIKPADGMLWMKNDMGGSAAVFGAMQVVAELGLPIHVVGLVPSAENMPSGRSYRPGDIVTTLSGTTIEILNTDAEGRVILSDGLHYAQRYQPDAIIELSTLTGAVIVALANHASGLMATDQALADGVLAAGQASGDRAWQLPLWDDYREMVKAENADLKNLAGPAGGSITAGAFLAHFAGDFPFVHLDIAGTAWIDAPKKPYMASGGTGAGVGIVTRYLRDLVG from the coding sequence GTGCAGATCGAAGTTCGTCCCGGTGATCTGGCCACCCACGATGGCGGGGTTGTGGTGGTCCTGTGCCTCCAGGGAGGTGAGCTGCCGTCGGCGTTGGTCGGCTTGGTGGAGGAGGCCGACTTCAGCGCTGCTCCCAACCAGACCGTGGTGGCCTACCCCCGTGGAGCCGTAGCTGCTCGGCGGGTGGTGCTGGTGGGGCTAGGTCCGGCCGATGCGCTCGACGAGGAGGGGATACGTCAGGCCGCGGCTTCGGCCATTCGTGCCGCCCGTCCCTTCGGAGAGGCTTCTGTCGTGGTCAGTGTCCCTGGCGACCTGGCAGTGAGCGGCGCTCGCCTCGGTGAAGCCTTGGCCACCGGTCTGGAACTGGGTGCCTACCGGTTCCTCCGGCACCGGACCAACCTCACCGACAACGAATCGTTCGAGGTCGAGTCGGTGGTGTTGCTCAGCGACGACGCGGCGATGGCCGAAGGGGTTGCCACCGGACAGGCCCTGGCCCGTGGCGTGATCCTGGCCCGTGACCTGGTCAACACCCCCGGTGCGATGAAGACGCCGCCCCAGTTGGCCGATCAGGCCGTCGCGCTGGGCGAACGCAACCCGGCCGTATCGGTCACGGTGCTGGACGAGGTGGCACTGGCCGATCAGGGCTTCGGCGGGATCTTGGCCGTGGGCACCGGCTCGGACAGCCCTCCTCGGTTCATCATCATGGAGTACGGCGCCGACCTGGAAGGCGTGCCCACGATCTGCCTGGTGGGCAAGGGCCTCACCTTCGACTCTGGCGGTCTCAACATCAAGCCGGCGGACGGCATGTTGTGGATGAAGAACGACATGGGCGGTTCGGCGGCCGTGTTCGGGGCCATGCAGGTGGTGGCCGAACTGGGACTACCGATACATGTGGTCGGGCTGGTGCCATCGGCCGAGAACATGCCGAGCGGACGGTCCTACCGGCCCGGCGACATCGTCACAACTCTCTCCGGCACCACCATCGAGATTCTCAACACCGACGCTGAGGGTCGGGTGATCCTCTCCGACGGACTCCACTACGCCCAGCGCTACCAACCCGATGCCATCATCGAGTTGTCGACCCTGACCGGCGCCGTCATCGTGGCGTTGGCCAACCATGCGTCGGGTCTGATGGCCACCGACCAGGCCTTGGCCGATGGTGTCTTGGCGGCGGGTCAGGCGTCGGGGGACCGGGCCTGGCAGTTGCCGCTGTGGGACGACTACCGGGAGATGGTCAAGGCCGAGAACGCCGACCTCAAGAACCTGGCCGGCCCTGCCGGAGGTTCGATCACCGCCGGGGCGTTCCTGGCCCACTTCGCCGGGGACTTCCCCTTCGTCCACCTCGACATCGCCGGCACCGCCTGGATCGACGCTCCCAAGAAGCCTTACATGGCCAGCGGCGGCACCGGTGCTGGTGTCGGGATCGTGACCCGCTACCTGCGTGACCTGGTCGGCTGA
- a CDS encoding RNA methyltransferase, protein MADLLTHRPVAVDDPHDPRIAEYAGLRDHDLRRRRESPGGDLDGIFIVEGDLVVQRALEAGYRVRSVLIDATRKAPLPAALPDEVTVFAAGPDVVRRITGMGVHRGMMAVMARRAVPSPEAVLGAATRIVVLEGVVNPTNLGVIARSAVALGADGLLLDPTCVDPLYRRASRVAMGEVFRLPYARLPRFPAGLDMVTGAGFSLLALTPDPAATSIDDLTFAADEKVALVLGAEGAGLTNDTLDKVGRPARIPIHGDVDSLNVAAAAAIACFVLGRGRP, encoded by the coding sequence ATGGCCGACCTGCTCACGCACCGTCCCGTGGCCGTCGACGATCCCCACGATCCCCGGATCGCCGAGTACGCCGGGCTGCGCGACCACGACCTGCGCCGACGGCGGGAATCACCGGGCGGGGACCTCGACGGCATCTTCATCGTCGAAGGCGACCTGGTGGTCCAACGAGCCCTGGAAGCCGGCTACCGGGTCCGATCCGTGCTGATCGACGCCACCCGCAAGGCCCCCCTCCCGGCCGCACTTCCCGACGAGGTCACCGTCTTCGCGGCGGGACCCGACGTCGTACGGCGCATCACCGGCATGGGCGTCCACCGCGGGATGATGGCGGTGATGGCCCGTCGTGCCGTTCCCTCGCCCGAGGCGGTTCTGGGCGCTGCCACCCGGATCGTGGTACTCGAGGGGGTGGTCAACCCCACCAACCTCGGGGTCATCGCCCGTAGTGCCGTCGCCCTGGGAGCAGACGGACTGCTGCTCGATCCGACCTGTGTGGATCCGCTCTACCGACGAGCCAGCCGGGTGGCCATGGGCGAGGTGTTCCGACTCCCCTACGCCCGCCTTCCCCGCTTTCCCGCCGGGTTGGACATGGTCACTGGTGCCGGCTTCTCGCTTCTGGCACTCACCCCCGACCCGGCAGCAACGTCGATCGACGACCTCACCTTCGCCGCCGATGAGAAGGTAGCGCTGGTACTGGGCGCAGAAGGAGCCGGATTGACCAACGACACCCTCGACAAGGTGGGTCGACCGGCCCGCATACCCATCCACGGCGACGTGGATTCACTGAACGTGGCCGCCGCCGCGGCCATCGCGTGCTTCGTGCTCGGGAGAGGCAGACCATGA
- a CDS encoding DUF1524 domain-containing protein, translated as MAVGVALMVSGCSADSSSVRSSGAEHATTRSAVSPVIPAPSVSTSQGDVEPPPSTSAASLPIPRGWVTTESPPVPTAPVTALLDRLPVATPDPARPDYRRDEFGDGWSYDRDSGCNVREYVLITESRTEAQVDDRCKPLAGDWVSVYDGVTTTDPTDLEIDHVVALSEAWRSGAWRWSRARREAFANDLVDPGSLVAVTTRSNRSKGDSPPDQWLPDAFDARCTYVEAWIRIKTRWALTISPPEKATLVQVLSGC; from the coding sequence GTGGCTGTCGGCGTGGCGCTGATGGTCTCGGGCTGTTCGGCCGACTCATCATCCGTCCGTTCATCGGGGGCCGAACACGCCACCACCCGATCGGCGGTTAGCCCGGTGATCCCCGCACCATCGGTGTCCACCTCGCAGGGAGATGTCGAACCGCCACCATCGACCTCGGCGGCGTCGCTGCCGATCCCCCGGGGCTGGGTCACGACCGAGTCTCCGCCCGTGCCTACCGCCCCGGTCACCGCCCTGCTCGACCGATTGCCGGTGGCCACGCCGGACCCGGCTCGCCCCGACTATCGACGAGACGAGTTCGGTGACGGTTGGAGCTACGACCGAGACAGCGGATGCAACGTACGGGAGTACGTGTTGATCACCGAGTCGCGAACCGAAGCCCAAGTGGACGACCGGTGCAAGCCGCTGGCCGGAGACTGGGTTTCGGTCTACGACGGGGTGACCACCACCGATCCCACCGACCTGGAGATCGATCACGTGGTGGCCCTGTCCGAAGCGTGGCGTAGCGGAGCCTGGAGGTGGTCACGGGCGCGGAGGGAAGCCTTCGCCAACGACCTCGTTGATCCGGGGTCGTTGGTGGCGGTGACCACCCGCTCGAACCGTTCGAAGGGTGATTCGCCGCCCGATCAGTGGCTACCCGACGCCTTCGATGCTCGCTGCACCTACGTGGAGGCATGGATTCGCATAAAGACCCGCTGGGCCTTGACGATCTCACCACCGGAGAAGGCAACCCTGGTCCAGGTGCTGTCAGGCTGCTGA
- the rplL gene encoding 50S ribosomal protein L7/L12 gives MATKEEILDAIAGMSVLELSELLKDFEEKFGVTAAAPVAVAAAAPAGGGGGEAEEEKDEFDVVLVDAGSGKIGVIKEVRALTNLGLKEAKELVDNAPKPILEKASKADAEKAKAALEGAGATVELK, from the coding sequence ATGGCTACCAAGGAAGAGATCCTCGACGCTATCGCCGGAATGTCCGTGCTGGAGCTGAGCGAGCTCCTCAAGGACTTCGAAGAGAAGTTCGGCGTCACCGCTGCGGCTCCGGTCGCTGTTGCCGCTGCTGCCCCCGCCGGTGGCGGTGGTGGCGAGGCCGAGGAAGAGAAGGACGAGTTCGACGTCGTCCTGGTCGACGCCGGCTCCGGCAAGATCGGCGTCATCAAGGAGGTGCGTGCCCTCACCAACCTCGGTCTCAAGGAGGCCAAGGAGCTGGTGGACAACGCCCCCAAGCCGATCCTCGAGAAGGCCTCCAAGGCCGACGCCGAGAAGGCCAAGGCTGCCCTCGAGGGCGCCGGCGCCACCGTCGAGCTCAAGTAG
- the rplJ gene encoding 50S ribosomal protein L10, translating to MENPRPEKVAVVEEVRAKLEAADAAVLTEYRGLNVSATAELRRALREAGGEYKIYKNTLVRFAARDLGLEIEDLLTGPTAIAFVDGDPVAVAKALRDFAKTNPALVIKGGLLGDKALDEAAVKALADVEPREVLLARLAGAIAAPMTQFAGLLAALPRNFAYGLKALIDQGGAPGAPADAPTPAEAPAEAPAPEAEAADETPAAEAPAAADTPETDQAEESAATEQES from the coding sequence ATGGAGAACCCGAGACCCGAAAAGGTCGCGGTGGTGGAAGAGGTCCGAGCCAAGCTCGAGGCCGCCGATGCTGCCGTGCTGACCGAGTACCGGGGCCTCAACGTGTCGGCTACGGCCGAGCTCCGTCGCGCGCTACGCGAGGCGGGCGGCGAGTACAAGATCTACAAGAACACCCTGGTTCGCTTTGCGGCCCGGGACCTGGGCTTGGAGATCGAGGACCTGCTCACCGGGCCCACCGCCATCGCCTTCGTCGATGGTGACCCGGTGGCGGTGGCCAAGGCCCTGCGTGACTTCGCCAAGACCAACCCGGCCTTGGTGATCAAGGGCGGCCTGCTGGGAGACAAAGCTCTCGACGAGGCTGCCGTCAAGGCCCTCGCCGACGTCGAGCCTCGCGAGGTCTTGTTGGCCCGCTTGGCTGGCGCCATCGCCGCCCCGATGACGCAGTTCGCCGGCTTGCTCGCGGCGCTGCCCCGCAACTTCGCCTACGGCCTCAAGGCCCTCATCGACCAGGGTGGCGCTCCCGGCGCTCCTGCCGATGCCCCCACCCCGGCCGAGGCTCCTGCCGAAGCCCCCGCCCCGGAGGCCGAAGCGGCCGACGAGACCCCCGCTGCCGAGGCACCCGCCGCGGCAGACACCCCCGAAACCGATCAGGCCGAGGAGTCGGCCGCCACCGAACAGGAGAGCTGA
- the rplA gene encoding 50S ribosomal protein L1: MAKGKKYQDATKRFDRDNLHGVGEALDLVKSLAPAKFDETVELVVRLGVDPRKADQMVRGTVALPAGTGKDVRIAVFATGDAAAAAREAGAEFVGADDLAAEVEGGMLAFDLAIATPDQMPVVGRLGKVLGPRGLMPNPKTGTVTTDVAKAVAEFKGGKVEYRTDRYGNVHVPLGKVSFELSALEENFRAVLDELQRAKPASAKGRYLKKIAVASTMGPGVKVDANRLRPEATND; this comes from the coding sequence ATGGCGAAAGGCAAGAAGTACCAGGACGCCACCAAGCGTTTCGATCGAGACAACCTCCATGGTGTGGGCGAAGCCCTCGACTTGGTGAAGAGCCTGGCTCCGGCCAAGTTCGACGAGACCGTCGAGCTGGTGGTCCGCCTCGGGGTGGATCCCCGAAAGGCTGACCAGATGGTGCGTGGCACCGTGGCCCTGCCCGCCGGCACCGGCAAGGACGTGCGCATTGCGGTCTTCGCCACTGGCGACGCCGCTGCGGCCGCCCGTGAGGCCGGTGCAGAGTTCGTGGGCGCCGATGACCTGGCCGCCGAGGTGGAGGGTGGCATGTTGGCCTTCGATCTGGCCATCGCCACTCCCGACCAGATGCCGGTCGTCGGCCGTCTGGGCAAGGTGCTCGGTCCCCGTGGCCTCATGCCCAACCCCAAGACCGGCACCGTCACCACCGATGTGGCCAAGGCCGTGGCCGAGTTCAAGGGCGGCAAGGTCGAATACCGGACCGACCGCTACGGCAATGTCCACGTTCCGCTGGGCAAGGTGAGCTTCGAACTGTCGGCGCTCGAGGAGAACTTCCGCGCCGTCCTCGATGAGCTCCAGCGAGCCAAGCCGGCCTCGGCCAAGGGCCGCTACCTGAAGAAGATCGCAGTGGCCTCCACCATGGGCCCCGGCGTCAAGGTCGATGCCAACCGCCTCCGTCCCGAGGCCACCAACGACTGA
- the rplK gene encoding 50S ribosomal protein L11 — MAKKKVAAVVKIQIPAGGATPAPPVGTALGPHGVAIMDFCKAYNAQTEAQKGTIIPVEITIFEDRTFTFITKTPPTPVLIREAAGVDKASSNPGREVGGSVTAAQVEEIAKIKLPDLNANDLEAAKRQVEGTARSMGITVN; from the coding sequence ATGGCCAAGAAGAAGGTCGCGGCCGTCGTCAAGATCCAGATCCCCGCCGGTGGTGCAACTCCCGCACCGCCCGTCGGTACCGCGCTCGGCCCCCACGGCGTGGCGATCATGGACTTCTGCAAGGCCTACAACGCCCAGACCGAAGCCCAAAAGGGCACCATCATCCCGGTGGAGATCACGATCTTCGAGGATCGTACCTTCACCTTCATCACCAAGACCCCGCCCACGCCGGTACTGATCCGCGAGGCAGCCGGGGTAGACAAGGCGTCGTCCAACCCCGGCCGTGAGGTCGGTGGTTCGGTGACTGCCGCCCAAGTCGAAGAGATCGCCAAGATCAAGCTTCCCGACCTGAACGCCAACGACCTCGAGGCAGCCAAGCGCCAGGTCGAGGGCACCGCCCGTTCCATGGGCATCACCGTCAACTGA
- the nusG gene encoding transcription termination/antitermination protein NusG: MTSYDNPDQTEVSDVEIDPEASDAVAAEPDGIDTAPAFDPETGELLEVTRAEDSSDPDGDVEVVDVETLIEEAPVVDSPADRPGRWFVVHTQSGYEKKVKQNLEARTQSMNMEGRIHEVVIPMEEVVEFKGGKKVVAQKKMFPGYLLVRCHLDDDSWYVIRNTPGVTGFVGQGTKPSPLRRKEVETFLTVKPEGDEQAATRKGRPRLEFEMGETVRVKEGPFADFSGEIVEINEDQLKVKVLVNIFGRETPVELEFSQVAKL, translated from the coding sequence ATGACCTCCTACGACAACCCCGACCAGACCGAAGTCTCTGACGTCGAGATCGATCCCGAAGCGAGCGATGCGGTAGCGGCTGAGCCCGACGGCATCGACACCGCCCCGGCGTTCGACCCTGAGACCGGTGAACTGCTCGAGGTCACCCGTGCCGAAGACAGCTCTGACCCAGACGGCGATGTCGAGGTCGTGGATGTCGAGACACTGATCGAAGAGGCCCCCGTCGTGGACAGCCCCGCCGATCGTCCCGGCCGGTGGTTCGTGGTCCACACCCAGTCGGGCTACGAGAAGAAGGTCAAGCAGAACCTCGAGGCCCGAACCCAGTCCATGAACATGGAGGGTCGCATCCACGAGGTGGTCATCCCCATGGAGGAGGTGGTCGAGTTCAAGGGTGGCAAGAAGGTCGTCGCCCAAAAGAAGATGTTCCCGGGCTACCTCCTGGTGCGCTGCCACCTCGACGACGACTCCTGGTATGTGATCCGCAACACCCCCGGCGTCACCGGCTTCGTGGGCCAAGGCACCAAGCCTTCGCCCCTGCGCCGCAAAGAGGTCGAGACGTTCCTCACCGTCAAGCCCGAAGGTGACGAGCAAGCTGCCACCCGCAAGGGCCGGCCCCGACTCGAGTTCGAGATGGGCGAGACCGTCCGAGTCAAGGAAGGTCCGTTCGCCGATTTCAGCGGCGAGATCGTCGAGATCAACGAGGACCAGCTCAAGGTAAAGGTGCTGGTCAACATCTTCGGCCGGGAGACCCCGGTCGAATTGGAGTTCTCCCAGGTGGCGAAGCTCTAG
- the secE gene encoding preprotein translocase subunit SecE: protein MNRETKRMLQRQGQLTEDGAPKASRRPAPSPNAPREPRTKPKQFVREVKGELRKVAWPTRAETLSLSLVVFVFLVMLTALIAGLDYGFSKAVLWIVDQ, encoded by the coding sequence ATGAACCGAGAGACCAAGCGGATGCTGCAACGCCAGGGGCAGCTCACCGAAGACGGCGCGCCCAAGGCGTCGCGTCGGCCCGCGCCATCTCCCAACGCGCCACGGGAGCCTCGAACCAAGCCGAAGCAGTTCGTGCGAGAGGTGAAGGGTGAGCTCCGCAAGGTGGCGTGGCCCACCCGGGCCGAAACCCTCAGCCTCTCGTTGGTCGTGTTCGTCTTCCTCGTGATGCTCACCGCACTCATCGCCGGCCTGGACTACGGCTTCTCCAAGGCGGTCCTGTGGATCGTCGATCAGTGA
- a CDS encoding sigma-70 family RNA polymerase sigma factor → MAAVHLHVPEVSPRGESTVEDLVDAARDGDHSAFEELVRRTHADTFALARRLVSDPDDALDVTQEAYLRAFRSMRKFRGDAQFSTWLYRITANCASTHLGRRRRHRHDELEDELAVIDDAPEHDPAAMADVALLKERLEAAIAALPPRLRAVVVLRDVYDLNHAEIAEELGISESAAKVRLHRARRRLRSQVFPMRGEESIDEGEEHAHAV, encoded by the coding sequence ATGGCTGCCGTTCACCTGCACGTACCCGAGGTATCTCCCCGCGGGGAATCTACGGTCGAAGACCTGGTGGACGCCGCCCGTGACGGCGACCACAGCGCCTTCGAGGAACTGGTTCGCCGCACCCACGCCGACACGTTCGCGCTGGCTCGACGGCTGGTCTCCGATCCTGATGACGCGCTCGACGTGACCCAGGAGGCCTACCTCCGGGCGTTCCGGTCGATGCGCAAGTTCCGTGGTGACGCCCAGTTCTCGACCTGGTTGTACCGGATCACCGCCAACTGCGCTTCCACCCACCTGGGGCGCCGGAGGCGTCACCGCCACGACGAGCTGGAAGACGAGCTCGCCGTCATCGACGACGCTCCCGAGCACGACCCCGCGGCCATGGCCGACGTCGCACTCCTGAAGGAGCGTCTCGAGGCCGCCATCGCCGCGCTGCCACCCCGGCTACGGGCCGTCGTCGTCCTGCGCGATGTGTACGACCTGAACCACGCCGAGATCGCCGAAGAGCTCGGCATCTCGGAGTCTGCGGCCAAGGTTCGCTTGCACCGGGCCCGCCGAAGGCTACGCAGCCAGGTGTTTCCGATGCGGGGCGAGGAGAGCATCGATGAGGGAGAGGAGCACGCCCATGCGGTGTGA
- a CDS encoding DUF4214 domain-containing protein, whose protein sequence is MVGRCSTSPEFFVQSQEFEDTYGGFDLKGDEDSTDAAEFVALIYRNVLDREPDETGAAFWTRQLQTERYSPAEMLIGFSESQEFKNRMSSKVGTGIAYLHLLGRMPSEAEYVAADWNWTYFQTNPTESDWWMWWFFDTWGLSAPNSYLYVWLVDNPSGEYTKRANITIPSHHHPHEAPGTQPL, encoded by the coding sequence GTGGTTGGTCGTTGCTCGACGTCTCCGGAGTTCTTCGTTCAGTCCCAGGAGTTCGAGGACACCTACGGTGGCTTCGACCTCAAGGGTGACGAGGATTCGACCGACGCGGCCGAGTTCGTGGCGCTGATCTACCGCAACGTGCTCGATCGTGAGCCCGACGAGACTGGCGCCGCCTTCTGGACCCGTCAGCTCCAGACCGAGCGTTACAGCCCGGCCGAGATGCTGATCGGCTTCTCGGAGTCGCAAGAGTTCAAGAACCGCATGTCGTCCAAGGTCGGCACCGGCATCGCCTACCTGCACCTCCTGGGCCGCATGCCCAGCGAGGCCGAGTACGTCGCCGCCGACTGGAACTGGACCTACTTCCAGACCAACCCCACCGAGTCTGATTGGTGGATGTGGTGGTTCTTCGACACCTGGGGCCTCTCGGCTCCCAACAGCTACCTCTACGTGTGGCTGGTCGACAACCCCTCGGGTGAGTACACCAAGCGTGCGAACATCACCATCCCCTCGCACCACCACCCCCACGAGGCCCCCGGCACCCAGCCCCTCTGA